The Papio anubis isolate 15944 chromosome 1, Panubis1.0, whole genome shotgun sequence genome window below encodes:
- the LOC101013375 gene encoding cytochrome P450 4B1 isoform X8, producing MTHSSSSKVTVPPWDTSWKTPWSFPLQHFCACCFLTQNAFPLCFTQPEPHHPSSFTLNVVSNKKPSKITLSKQALPIQQTGSLDKVVSWAHQFPYAHPLWFGQFIGFLNIYEPDYAKAVYSRGDPKAPDVYDFFLQWIGRGLLVLEGPKWFQHRKLLTPGFHYDVLKPYVALFAESTRVMLDKWEEKAQEGKSFDIFCDVGHMALNTLMKCTFGRGDTGLGHRDSSYYLAVSDLTLLMQQRLVSFHYHNDFIYWLTPHGRRFLRACQVAHDHTDQVIRERKAALQDEKVRKKIQNRRHLDFLDILLGAQDEDDSKLSDADLRAEVDTFMFGGHDTTTSGISWFLYCMALYPEHQHRCREEVREILGDQDSFQWDDLGKMTYLTMCIKESFRLYPPVPQVYCQLSKPVTFVDGRSLPAGSLISMHIYALHRNSAVWPDPEVPFPWAGRSDRVGDWEGHRLPEPGMERPSIPGPQDWGGEGG from the exons ATGACCCATTCAAGCTCATCCAAGGTGACTGTCCCACCATGGGACACCTCCTGGAAGACACCGTGGTCTTTCCCACTCCAGCACTTTTGTGCTTGCTGTTTTCTCACCCAGAATGCTTTTCCTTTATGCTTCACACAGCCAGAGCCTCACCATCCTTCAAGTTTCACCTTAAATGTTGTCTCCAACAAGAAGCCTTCCAAGATCACCCTATCGAAGCAGGCCCTCCCT ATCCAGCAGACCGGGAGCCTGGACAAAGTGGTGTCCTGGGCCCACCAGTTCCCGTATGCCCACCCACTCTGGTTCGGACAGTTCATTGGCTTCCTGAACATCTATGAGCCCGACTATGCCAAAGCTGTGTACAGCCGTGGGG ACCCTAAGGCCCCTGATGTGTATGACTTCTTCCTCCAGTGGATTG GGAGAGGCCTGCTAGTTCTTGAGGGGCCCAAGTGGTTCCAGCACCGCAAGCTGCTCACACCTGGCTTTCATTATGATGTGCTGAAGCCCTATGTGGCTCTGTTCGCTGAGTCCACACGTGTCATGCTG GACAAGTGGGAAGAGAAGGCTCAGGAGGGTAAGTCCTTTGACATCTTCTGCGATGTGGGCCACATGGCGCTGAACACGCTCATGAAGTGCACCTTTGGAAGAGGAGACACCGGCCTGGGCCACAG GGACAGCAGCTACTACCTTGCAGTCAGCGATCTCACTCTGTTGATGCAGCAGCGCCTTGTGTCCTTCCACTACCATAATGACTTCATCTACTGGCTCACCCCACATGGCCGCCGCTTCCTGCGGGCCTGCCAGGTGGCCCATGACCATACAG ACCAGGTCATCAGGGAGCGGAAGGCAGCCCTTCAGGATGAGAAGGTGCGGAAGAAGATCCAGAACCGGAGGCACCTGGACTTCCTGGATATTCTCCTGGGTGCCCAG GATGAAGATGACAGCAAGCTGTCAGATGCAGACCTCCGGGCTGAGGTGGACACATTTATGTTTGGAGGCCATGACACCACCACCAGTGGTATCTCCTGGTTTCTCTACTGCATGGCCCTGTACCCTGAGCACCAGCATCGTTGTAGAGAGGAGGTCCGTGAGATCCTGGGGGACCAGGACTCCTTCCAGTG GGATGATCTGGGCAAAATGACTTATCTGACCATGTGCATCAAGGAGAGCTTCCGCCTCTACCCACCTGTGCCCCAGGTGTACTGCCAGCTCAGCAAGCCTGTCACCTTTGTGGATGGCCGGTCTCTACCTGCAG GAAGCCTGATCTCTATGCACATCTATGCCCTCCATAGGAACAGTGCTGTATGGCCCGACCCTGAGGTACCCTTTCCATGGGCTGGGAGATCAGACAGAGTGGGGGACTGGGAGGGTCACCGTCTGCCAGAACCTG GTATGGAGAGACCCAGTATCCCAGGCCCTCAGGACTGGGGAGGAGAGGGTGGATGA
- the LOC101013375 gene encoding cytochrome P450 4B1 isoform X11: protein MLDKWEEKAQEGKSFDIFCDVGHMALNTLMKCTFGRGDTGLGHRDSSYYLAVSDLTLLMQQRLVSFHYHNDFIYWLTPHGRRFLRACQVAHDHTDQVIRERKAALQDEKVRKKIQNRRHLDFLDILLGAQDEDDSKLSDADLRAEVDTFMFGGHDTTTSGISWFLYCMALYPEHQHRCREEVREILGDQDSFQWDDLGKMTYLTMCIKESFRLYPPVPQVYCQLSKPVTFVDGRSLPAGSLISMHIYALHRNSAVWPDPEVFDPLRFSTENASKRHPFSFMPFSAGPRNCIGQQFAMSEMKVVTAMCLLHFEFSLDPSRLPIKMLQLVLRSKNGIHLHLKPLGPGSGK, encoded by the exons ATGCTG GACAAGTGGGAAGAGAAGGCTCAGGAGGGTAAGTCCTTTGACATCTTCTGCGATGTGGGCCACATGGCGCTGAACACGCTCATGAAGTGCACCTTTGGAAGAGGAGACACCGGCCTGGGCCACAG GGACAGCAGCTACTACCTTGCAGTCAGCGATCTCACTCTGTTGATGCAGCAGCGCCTTGTGTCCTTCCACTACCATAATGACTTCATCTACTGGCTCACCCCACATGGCCGCCGCTTCCTGCGGGCCTGCCAGGTGGCCCATGACCATACAG ACCAGGTCATCAGGGAGCGGAAGGCAGCCCTTCAGGATGAGAAGGTGCGGAAGAAGATCCAGAACCGGAGGCACCTGGACTTCCTGGATATTCTCCTGGGTGCCCAG GATGAAGATGACAGCAAGCTGTCAGATGCAGACCTCCGGGCTGAGGTGGACACATTTATGTTTGGAGGCCATGACACCACCACCAGTGGTATCTCCTGGTTTCTCTACTGCATGGCCCTGTACCCTGAGCACCAGCATCGTTGTAGAGAGGAGGTCCGTGAGATCCTGGGGGACCAGGACTCCTTCCAGTG GGATGATCTGGGCAAAATGACTTATCTGACCATGTGCATCAAGGAGAGCTTCCGCCTCTACCCACCTGTGCCCCAGGTGTACTGCCAGCTCAGCAAGCCTGTCACCTTTGTGGATGGCCGGTCTCTACCTGCAG GAAGCCTGATCTCTATGCACATCTATGCCCTCCATAGGAACAGTGCTGTATGGCCCGACCCTGAG GTCTTTGACCCTCTGCGCTTTTCCACTGAGAATGCGTCCAAACGCCATCCCTTTTCCTTTATGCCCTTCTCTGCTGGGCCCAG GAACTGCATCGGGCAGCAGTTTGCCATGAGTGAGATGAAGGTGGTTACAGCCATGTGCTTGCTCCACTTTGAGTTCTCTCTGGACCCCTCACGGCTGCCCATCAAGATGCTCCAGCTTGTCCTGCGCTCCAAGAATGGCATCCACCTCCACCTGAAGCCACTGGGCCCTGGGTCTGGGAAGTAG